One Bacteroidales bacterium DNA segment encodes these proteins:
- a CDS encoding C1 family peptidase, translating to MMHTRIRRGIVIFLLAILPVTLTFHGCGKSVEDIIDDILKILTQTGWLAEDENMDNIPEDITPFDDGGTLAARVSLEDKFPPIGNQGNYGTCVAWSVGYNLKTALNAIEKGWSSSELGNASNQTSPKDLWLTIPSGQKGSNCEGTNFEPALDALITDGAASLSAVPYSSMGNCTGSKTGNSGNKLANYRKIASETEGLTVGNFKGYLNAGRPIAFGARLGDRFMTWNSSAVISSDTYNNPGMQHAYHAMVLVGYDDSKNAFRVRNSWGTSWGDNGSIWIDYDFFCKSFCFAAFVAQNVNSVSVGSGGISSGNLSNGYDLLAYHAEDEADNSDPNYDRAFSYKVYNSGNKTILPTSNWTVVYMLYDAMNANNYQVIFDDYYSASACPDCDEDGYNNDSKSLVGGYWNNAKVEPGKMAGEEEYGTEGFVISYKMPNLTGKYYLVVMADAYDVIKEVNEDNNFYFITAENGKPLEFQNGKISNMSPKSAMNRSTVKRPAPFSNTENQTLVKPGNLNTYTPDELKTMLIHDKNTGKLDAKIKAFRTVEEHNFVKRSKKQ from the coding sequence ATGATGCACACAAGAATAAGGAGAGGAATCGTTATATTCCTGCTGGCTATTTTGCCGGTTACACTGACTTTCCATGGTTGTGGAAAGAGCGTTGAAGATATCATCGATGATATCCTGAAAATTCTGACCCAGACCGGATGGCTGGCTGAAGATGAGAATATGGATAATATCCCTGAAGATATTACTCCTTTTGATGATGGAGGTACTCTTGCCGCCAGAGTATCGTTAGAGGACAAGTTTCCTCCAATCGGTAATCAGGGAAATTATGGTACTTGTGTGGCCTGGTCTGTAGGATATAACCTGAAAACAGCATTGAATGCCATTGAAAAAGGATGGAGCAGCTCGGAACTGGGCAATGCTAGTAATCAGACCAGCCCTAAAGATCTTTGGTTGACTATTCCTTCAGGACAGAAAGGTTCGAATTGCGAAGGTACGAATTTCGAACCGGCTCTGGACGCATTAATTACGGATGGAGCAGCTTCCTTGAGTGCTGTTCCTTATTCATCGATGGGAAATTGTACCGGGAGCAAAACGGGGAACAGTGGTAATAAACTAGCCAATTACCGGAAGATAGCTTCTGAGACAGAAGGCCTTACGGTCGGAAATTTTAAAGGATACCTGAATGCAGGTCGTCCGATAGCTTTTGGAGCCAGACTGGGAGACCGTTTCATGACTTGGAACAGTTCGGCGGTGATCAGTTCGGATACTTATAATAACCCGGGGATGCAGCATGCTTACCATGCCATGGTACTGGTCGGCTATGATGATTCGAAGAATGCTTTCCGGGTAAGGAATTCATGGGGAACTTCCTGGGGTGATAATGGAAGTATCTGGATAGATTACGATTTCTTCTGTAAAAGTTTTTGTTTTGCGGCTTTTGTGGCGCAGAATGTAAATAGTGTATCCGTGGGTAGCGGCGGGATCAGCTCCGGCAACTTAAGTAACGGATACGACCTGTTGGCTTATCATGCCGAAGACGAAGCAGATAACTCAGATCCAAACTATGACCGTGCTTTTTCCTATAAAGTATATAACTCAGGAAATAAAACGATTTTACCCACATCTAACTGGACGGTGGTATATATGCTTTATGATGCCATGAATGCCAACAACTATCAGGTGATATTCGATGATTATTATTCTGCTAGTGCTTGTCCGGACTGTGATGAAGATGGCTATAACAATGATTCTAAATCATTGGTAGGAGGGTATTGGAATAATGCCAAAGTGGAGCCCGGAAAAATGGCCGGAGAAGAAGAATATGGTACGGAGGGATTTGTGATCAGCTACAAAATGCCGAACCTCACCGGAAAGTACTATCTGGTGGTGATGGCCGATGCTTATGATGTGATCAAAGAAGTAAATGAAGACAATAATTTTTATTTTATTACTGCTGAAAACGGAAAACCATTAGAATTCCAGAATGGTAAAATATCGAATATGTCACCGAAGTCAGCGATGAACAGATCAACGGTGAAACGGCCGGCTCCTTTCAGCAATACGGAAAACCAGACATTGGTCAAACCGGGAAACCTGAATACTTATACGCCGGATGAATTGAAAACCATGTTGATCCATGATAAAAATACCGGAAAGTTAGATGCTAAAATAAAGGCATTCCGAACAGTCGAAGAGCACAACTTTGTCAAACGATCAAAGAAACAATAA
- a CDS encoding DUF4163 domain-containing protein — translation MKKYIIGMSFLLLAFAGCQDKALNVESVTLSEKDDKWTIDIRYPVFSSSDEAVNSSCALLNQKIQQFIADLHHNTKTEADKLFESIDKEGMDPPNWKYELYVKDSVFMAAGKYISVRLLAYSFTGGAHGMTRFYTFNYDVKNQKLLTNDDIFNKAEAAEVNTQLKTKFNNPSNCLSTVPTLELASVVNFNRNDVCFTYEHYVLGAYACGYYETSVPRKELKRSLLLK, via the coding sequence ATGAAAAAGTATATTATTGGGATGAGTTTTTTGTTACTCGCGTTCGCCGGCTGTCAGGATAAAGCGCTGAATGTGGAAAGCGTGACCCTATCGGAAAAAGATGACAAATGGACCATAGACATCCGCTATCCTGTTTTTTCCTCTTCAGACGAAGCGGTAAATAGTAGTTGTGCCCTCTTGAACCAAAAGATCCAGCAATTTATTGCCGACCTGCATCATAATACAAAAACGGAAGCAGATAAACTTTTTGAATCTATAGACAAAGAGGGCATGGATCCTCCGAATTGGAAATATGAGTTATATGTAAAAGACAGTGTTTTTATGGCTGCCGGAAAATATATCAGTGTCCGTTTATTGGCCTATTCCTTCACAGGAGGCGCTCACGGAATGACGCGTTTTTATACCTTTAATTATGATGTTAAAAATCAGAAATTGCTAACCAATGATGATATTTTCAATAAAGCAGAAGCAGCGGAAGTGAATACACAGTTAAAAACAAAATTCAACAACCCGAGTAATTGTTTATCTACGGTGCCGACGCTCGAGCTGGCTTCCGTGGTCAATTTCAACCGGAATGATGTCTGTTTCACGTATGAGCATTATGTCCTGGGAGCATATGCCTGTGGTTATTATGAAACATCTGTTCCGCGAAAAGAACTGAAAAGGTCATTACTTCTGAAATAG
- a CDS encoding iron-containing alcohol dehydrogenase, producing the protein MNNFSFQNPTRLVFGKGQIAQLSALIPADKHVMVTYGGGSVKKNGIYDQVVAALGKHRYIEFWGIEPNPTVETLRKAIALGKEKNIDFVLAVGGGSVLDGTKLIAAGILYDGDAWDIVLKGKATTSVPFASIMTLPATGSEMNDGAVISRTETQEKYSFINQYPEFSILDPEATYSLPPYQIANGLSDIYVHVMEQYMTTTGQSRVMDRWAEGLLLTVLEIAPLIKKDQHDYDTMADFMLAATLALNDFIRMGVTQDWATHMIGHELTALHGITHGASLAIVLPGTLRVLKEQKRGKLLQYAERIFHINEGTEDERIDKAIAQTEAFFRSLGLATRLSEVGIGDDTIEIIRTRFNKAGVTYGEKRNVTGDVARQILLSSK; encoded by the coding sequence ATGAATAATTTTTCATTTCAGAATCCCACCCGGCTCGTTTTTGGAAAAGGCCAGATAGCACAGTTGTCCGCATTAATTCCTGCTGATAAGCATGTAATGGTCACCTATGGGGGTGGCAGCGTAAAGAAAAACGGCATTTACGATCAGGTTGTTGCTGCTCTTGGAAAACATCGATATATTGAATTTTGGGGAATCGAGCCCAATCCGACTGTAGAAACATTGCGGAAAGCCATTGCATTAGGGAAAGAAAAAAATATTGATTTTGTACTGGCTGTCGGAGGCGGATCGGTACTTGACGGGACAAAGCTGATTGCCGCAGGAATTCTTTATGATGGTGATGCCTGGGATATTGTATTGAAGGGCAAGGCGACGACTTCCGTTCCATTTGCATCTATAATGACATTGCCTGCTACAGGGTCGGAAATGAATGATGGAGCTGTGATCTCCCGTACGGAGACCCAGGAAAAATATTCTTTCATCAACCAATACCCTGAATTTTCCATACTGGATCCGGAAGCTACCTATTCCCTTCCTCCCTATCAGATCGCTAATGGGTTGTCTGATATCTATGTACATGTAATGGAACAATATATGACCACTACCGGACAATCTCGGGTAATGGACCGTTGGGCGGAAGGGCTTCTGTTGACCGTTTTGGAAATTGCCCCGCTGATCAAAAAGGATCAGCATGATTATGATACCATGGCGGACTTTATGCTTGCGGCAACGCTGGCTTTGAATGATTTTATCCGGATGGGGGTAACACAGGACTGGGCTACTCACATGATCGGACATGAACTGACGGCATTGCACGGCATTACACACGGTGCATCATTGGCAATTGTTTTACCGGGTACCCTGCGGGTGCTTAAGGAACAAAAACGGGGAAAATTATTACAATATGCCGAAAGGATATTCCATATCAACGAAGGGACCGAAGATGAACGTATTGATAAGGCCATCGCTCAAACAGAAGCATTTTTCCGTTCGCTGGGGCTGGCTACGCGCCTTTCCGAAGTAGGTATCGGCGACGACACGATAGAGATTATCAGGACCCGTTTCAATAAAGCCGGAGTCACATACGGAGAAAAAAGGAATGTTACCGGTGACGTAGCCAGACAGATATTGTTGAGCAGTAAATAA
- a CDS encoding peptidylprolyl isomerase has translation MKSKFFLILLLCPFLLFNCSSAGSSSNQDKPVKVAITTSLGDIEVELYDQTPQHRDNFVKLVKEGYYNGILFHRVIKNFMIQAGDPNSKNAKKETHLGSGGPGYTIPAEFVPGLIHKRGVLSAARLPDGVNPGKESSGSQFYIVQGEKFTDEGLDDFEAQTIGVKTQQIFVKYLKEEEEAAKKAGQKIDVEKIHEKARERANAYMEEHPYKMKEEDRQTYKTIGGTPHLDGAYTIFGEVTKGMDVVDKIAAVQTTGADRPVTDVKIIKMKIIK, from the coding sequence ATGAAATCAAAATTTTTTCTCATCTTATTGTTGTGCCCGTTTTTATTGTTCAATTGTTCTTCAGCGGGCAGTAGTAGTAACCAGGATAAACCGGTAAAAGTTGCGATCACCACCAGCCTTGGTGATATAGAAGTCGAATTGTATGACCAGACACCCCAGCACCGGGATAATTTTGTCAAATTAGTGAAAGAGGGGTATTACAACGGAATTTTGTTTCACCGTGTCATTAAAAATTTCATGATACAGGCTGGCGATCCCAATTCGAAAAATGCAAAGAAAGAGACGCATCTGGGTTCGGGAGGACCAGGTTATACTATACCCGCAGAATTTGTTCCCGGATTGATCCATAAAAGAGGGGTATTGTCTGCTGCTCGATTGCCTGATGGCGTTAACCCGGGAAAAGAATCGTCCGGTTCACAATTTTATATCGTACAGGGAGAAAAATTCACGGACGAAGGTCTGGATGATTTCGAGGCTCAGACAATCGGGGTAAAAACCCAGCAGATATTTGTGAAATACCTTAAAGAGGAAGAAGAAGCTGCGAAAAAAGCCGGACAAAAAATCGATGTCGAAAAAATACACGAAAAAGCCAGGGAAAGAGCCAATGCTTACATGGAGGAACATCCCTACAAGATGAAGGAAGAAGATCGTCAAACCTATAAAACCATTGGGGGAACCCCTCATCTGGACGGGGCATATACCATATTCGGGGAAGTGACCAAAGGTATGGATGTGGTAGATAAAATTGCTGCTGTGCAGACTACTGGAGCCGACCGGCCGGTGACGGATGTGAAAATCATAAAGATGAAGATCATTAAATAA
- the pyrE gene encoding orotate phosphoribosyltransferase, with translation MSDIHQSISYYLLQSKAIKLEPARPFTWASGWKSPIYCDNRRTLSFPEIRTVIKHALVKKIREYYPQVEVIAGVATGAIAQGALVADAMDLPFVYVRSSAKGHGLGNQIEGYLEPGKKTVIVEDLISTGGSSLAAVEAIRNAGNPVLGMVAIFTYGFPLAEENFKKSGCELHTLTNYDELLDLALDSGYIKADQLETLRQWRKAPDKWRNE, from the coding sequence ATGTCAGACATTCATCAATCTATTTCGTATTATCTACTGCAAAGTAAGGCAATAAAGTTAGAACCTGCAAGGCCTTTTACCTGGGCTTCCGGATGGAAATCACCCATATATTGTGACAATAGGCGTACGCTTAGCTTTCCGGAAATACGCACGGTGATCAAGCATGCACTGGTGAAAAAGATCCGTGAATATTATCCGCAGGTTGAGGTAATTGCCGGAGTTGCTACAGGCGCCATCGCACAAGGCGCATTGGTAGCCGATGCTATGGACCTCCCTTTTGTTTATGTCCGTTCGTCAGCCAAAGGCCATGGTTTGGGAAACCAGATTGAAGGATATCTTGAACCAGGAAAAAAAACCGTGATCGTTGAAGATCTGATATCAACCGGAGGTAGCAGCCTTGCCGCTGTTGAAGCGATACGGAACGCCGGGAACCCGGTTTTGGGCATGGTTGCAATTTTCACCTACGGATTTCCATTGGCCGAAGAGAACTTTAAAAAATCAGGATGTGAATTACATACGCTGACCAATTATGATGAACTGCTGGACCTGGCCCTCGATTCAGGATACATAAAAGCGGATCAGCTCGAGACATTACGTCAATGGCGGAAAGCCCCCGACAAATGGCGTAACGAATGA
- a CDS encoding NUDIX domain-containing protein, whose product MDNEIKIYFDHRTVILTDKNIKNTATHNAEVYTFENKAALTEKLEEFDHSETNCLYIVYPDIQKLFREVKACFKYIEAAGGLVINENGDILFIRRLGKWDLPKGKAEKKETLEKTAVREVVEECGLIQEPVIIGKLSDTYHTYHQNGKHILKHTAWYIMRYNGHHTLIPQLSENITEAVWLSEKQLEIPLNDTYYSIKQVLDKWMDHKCQSRD is encoded by the coding sequence ATGGATAATGAAATTAAGATATATTTTGATCACCGTACAGTGATTTTGACGGACAAAAATATAAAAAACACTGCAACCCACAATGCTGAGGTGTATACATTCGAAAATAAGGCTGCTTTGACTGAAAAACTGGAAGAATTTGATCATTCTGAAACAAATTGCCTGTATATTGTATATCCTGATATACAGAAATTGTTTCGTGAAGTGAAGGCTTGTTTCAAATACATTGAAGCAGCGGGAGGGCTGGTGATCAATGAAAACGGAGATATCTTATTTATCCGGCGGTTAGGAAAATGGGATCTGCCCAAGGGGAAAGCCGAGAAAAAAGAAACATTAGAAAAAACAGCAGTCAGGGAAGTTGTTGAAGAATGCGGATTAATTCAGGAACCGGTTATTATAGGGAAATTATCAGATACCTACCATACTTATCACCAAAACGGAAAGCATATTCTCAAACATACCGCATGGTATATCATGCGGTACAATGGCCATCATACATTGATTCCCCAACTTTCGGAAAATATCACCGAAGCTGTTTGGCTTTCTGAAAAACAACTGGAAATTCCCCTGAACGACACCTATTATTCAATAAAACAGGTGTTGGACAAGTGGATGGACCATAAATGCCAATCCCGCGATTGA
- the cysK gene encoding cysteine synthase A, producing MADIAKNLTELIGRTPLMELGNYGKKHQLKARLLAKLEYFNPGGSVKDRIALAMIEDAEKTGKIKPGAVIIEPTSGNTGIGLAWIASVKGYQLILTMPETMSKERQMLLKALGAKLILTPGAEGMKGAIAKANELNNEMPGSVILQQFANPANPAVHKRTTAEEIWNSTGGKVDIFVAGVGTGGTISGVGEILKQHKPSVKIVAVEPDESPVLSGGNPGPHKIQGIGAGFVPEIYNPSVVDSVIRVKGDNAIKTSRELAATEGLLVGISSGAAVYAATQLAQDPGNAGKTIVTLLPDTGERYLSTVLYAFDEYPVT from the coding sequence ATGGCAGACATAGCAAAAAACTTGACGGAATTAATCGGACGGACTCCTTTAATGGAATTAGGAAACTATGGAAAGAAGCATCAGTTAAAGGCTCGTTTATTGGCAAAACTGGAGTATTTTAATCCTGGTGGAAGCGTGAAAGATCGTATTGCGCTGGCCATGATCGAAGATGCCGAAAAAACCGGGAAAATTAAACCCGGGGCAGTAATTATCGAACCAACCAGTGGAAATACAGGGATCGGATTGGCGTGGATAGCTTCAGTAAAAGGATATCAGCTCATTCTCACCATGCCTGAAACTATGAGCAAGGAGCGTCAAATGTTGCTCAAAGCTTTAGGTGCAAAGCTCATTTTAACACCGGGAGCTGAAGGTATGAAAGGAGCTATTGCGAAAGCTAACGAATTAAATAACGAAATGCCGGGGTCAGTTATTTTGCAGCAATTTGCCAACCCGGCTAATCCGGCAGTTCATAAAAGGACCACTGCGGAAGAGATCTGGAATAGTACAGGAGGTAAGGTGGATATATTTGTTGCAGGAGTAGGCACCGGAGGAACCATTAGTGGCGTCGGTGAAATATTGAAACAACATAAGCCTTCGGTCAAAATCGTTGCTGTTGAACCCGATGAGTCGCCTGTGTTGTCCGGCGGGAATCCGGGACCACATAAGATACAAGGAATAGGGGCGGGGTTTGTTCCTGAAATATATAATCCGTCAGTAGTAGATAGCGTGATCCGTGTCAAAGGAGATAATGCGATCAAAACCAGCAGGGAGTTGGCCGCTACCGAAGGGTTACTTGTAGGGATTTCTTCCGGGGCAGCTGTTTATGCAGCCACTCAATTGGCACAGGATCCCGGTAATGCCGGGAAAACGATTGTCACCTTATTGCCAGATACCGGAGAACGGTATTTGTCAACAGTTTTATATGCATTCGATGAATACCCTGTCACCTGA
- a CDS encoding putative transporter produces the protein MSWVNELLWGNGIAHSILILSVVIAVGIQLGKIKIFGISLGMTLVLFVGILFGHLGFHIDHNILHFFKEFGLILFVFSVGMQVGPGFFSSFKKGGVTLNMLACGVVLLGAATTLVIHFITNVPMSTMVGIMSGAVTNTPGLGAAQQAYSDLFGSTDETIALGYAVAYPLGVVGIISSMIFIRYVFRVNLKKENEQIVNEENKNIHGAYPISLIVKNPAIFDKRISSLCKLLKGTEFVISRICYHENNKIDVVGPDTILQEGDKIFVITTENDAETIKTFIGEEIQMDRKQWIPAESEFISRRIVVTKSELNGKRLGDLQLRRLHGINITRINRSGVDLVANPALTLQLGDRLTVVGSELAVNKVAEVLGNSLNRLNEPNLITIFIGIALGIILGSIPFTFPGIPQPIKLGLAGGPLIIAILISRFGYRYKLITYTTQSANLMLREVGIALFLACVGISAGEGFVDTLVNKGGLSWVIYGFLITTIPLLIIGSIGKYFYKLNYFTLIGMMAGSTTDPPALAYSNATAGNDTPAVSYATVYPLTMFLRVLIAQLLILFFYA, from the coding sequence ATGAGCTGGGTAAATGAATTATTGTGGGGAAATGGGATCGCACATTCCATTTTAATTTTATCGGTAGTTATAGCGGTAGGCATTCAGTTAGGAAAGATAAAGATTTTCGGTATTTCCTTAGGAATGACACTGGTTCTTTTTGTTGGAATATTGTTTGGTCATTTGGGTTTTCATATTGATCACAATATATTACACTTTTTTAAGGAATTCGGCTTGATCCTGTTTGTTTTTTCTGTCGGGATGCAGGTCGGTCCGGGCTTTTTCTCTTCCTTCAAAAAGGGAGGAGTTACTTTGAACATGTTAGCATGTGGCGTTGTCCTTTTAGGGGCTGCGACAACTTTGGTTATCCACTTCATTACAAATGTGCCCATGTCTACCATGGTAGGCATTATGTCGGGCGCTGTTACCAATACTCCGGGTTTGGGTGCTGCGCAACAGGCTTATAGCGATTTATTCGGATCTACGGATGAAACCATCGCTCTTGGCTATGCTGTAGCTTATCCGTTAGGCGTAGTAGGAATAATCTCGTCCATGATTTTTATTCGCTATGTGTTCCGGGTCAACCTGAAAAAGGAAAACGAGCAGATCGTTAATGAAGAGAATAAGAATATTCATGGAGCATATCCTATTTCACTGATTGTAAAAAATCCGGCTATTTTTGACAAGCGTATCAGTTCTTTGTGTAAGCTATTGAAAGGAACTGAGTTCGTTATATCCAGGATATGCTATCATGAAAACAACAAAATAGATGTTGTAGGTCCTGATACGATCTTACAGGAAGGTGATAAGATTTTTGTGATCACTACCGAGAATGATGCGGAAACAATCAAAACTTTTATCGGTGAAGAAATCCAGATGGATAGGAAACAATGGATCCCGGCCGAGAGCGAATTTATCAGCCGGAGAATTGTGGTTACCAAATCCGAATTGAACGGCAAACGACTGGGTGATCTCCAGTTACGCCGTCTCCATGGAATCAATATCACCCGTATCAATCGTTCGGGTGTTGATCTCGTGGCAAATCCCGCATTGACGCTTCAGCTGGGCGACCGGCTAACTGTTGTAGGGAGCGAACTGGCAGTGAATAAAGTAGCCGAAGTGTTGGGTAATTCGTTAAATAGACTGAATGAACCCAATCTGATTACTATTTTTATCGGAATTGCTTTAGGGATTATCCTAGGAAGTATCCCTTTCACTTTTCCCGGAATACCGCAACCCATAAAATTAGGACTGGCCGGAGGGCCACTGATCATTGCTATTTTGATCAGCCGTTTTGGTTATCGTTATAAACTGATTACCTACACAACCCAGAGTGCCAACTTAATGTTGCGTGAAGTAGGGATTGCTTTGTTCCTGGCTTGTGTCGGGATCAGCGCCGGTGAAGGATTTGTAGACACGCTTGTCAATAAAGGTGGTCTCTCATGGGTCATTTATGGCTTTCTGATCACTACCATTCCTTTACTGATCATTGGAAGTATCGGCAAATATTTTTATAAGCTCAACTATTTTACATTGATAGGGATGATGGCAGGAAGTACCACTGATCCCCCTGC